In the Gossypium arboreum isolate Shixiya-1 chromosome 10, ASM2569848v2, whole genome shotgun sequence genome, one interval contains:
- the LOC108476812 gene encoding magnesium transporter MRS2-2-like isoform X2 codes for MVHVVPADPQAVVAVKKKAQSSRSWVLLDSTGETTVLDVDKYAIMHRVNIHARDLRILDPLLSYPSTILGRDGAIVLNLEHIKAIITSEEVLLRDPSDENVVPVVEELKRRLPPVNAIQQGQDYTGGQHDVEGDEDESPFEFRALEVALESICSFLAARTLELETAAYPALDELTSQISSRNLDRVRKLKSAMTRLTARVQKVRDELEQLLDDDDDMADLYLSRKLAGTSPVSGSGAANWYLASPTIGSKISRASRASIATARGDENDVEELEMLLEAYFMQIDGTLNKLTTLREYIDDTEDYINIQLDNHRNQLIQESFLAILCM; via the exons ATGGTGCACGTGGTGCCGGCGGACCCTCAGGCGGTAGTAGCGGTGAAGAAGAAGGCGCAGTCTTCTCGAAGTTGGGTCCTTCTTGATAGCACGGGGGAGACTACCGTGCTTGACGTCGACAAATATGCTATCATGCATCGAGTAAACATTCATGCCCGAGATTTACGCATACTCGACCCTCTCTTGTCTTATCCTTCCACCATTCTCGGTCGTGATGGAGCTATTGTCTTAAATTTAGAG CATATCAAGGCAATTATTACTTCTGAGGAG GTTTTGCTTCGAGATCCATCTGATGAAAATGTTGTCCCTGTTGTTGAAGAACTTAAGAGACGTTTGCCTCCAGTGAATGCCATTCAGCAAGGTCAGGACTACACTGGTGGACAACATGATGTTGAGGGTGACGAAGATG AGTCTCCGTTTGAATTCCGAGCACTGGAGGTTGCTTTGGAATCTATTTGTAGTTTTCTAGCAGCACGTACACTAGAACTAGAGACTGCAGCTTATCCTGCTTTAGACGAGCTTACCTCCCAG ATTAGTAGTCGTAATTTGGATAGAGTTCGTAAATTGAAGAGTGCAATGACCAGATTGACTGCTCGGGTACAAAAG GTGAGGGATGAACTTGAACAACTactggatgatgatgatgatatggCTGACCTTTATTTGTCGAGAAAGTTGGCTGGAACTTCACCTGTTAGTGGGTCAGGTGCTGCAAATTGGTATCTTGCCTCTCCTACCATAGGATCAAAGATTTCTAGAGCAAGTAGAGCAAGTATAGCAACAGCTCGTGGAGATGAGAATGATGTCGAGGAGCTTGAAATGTTGTTGGAG GCCTACTTTATGCAAATTGATGGAACATTGAACAAATTAACAACG CTGCGTGAATATATTGATGATACAGAGGATTACATCAATATTCAG CTTGACAACCACCGAAACCAGCTAATCCAG GAAAGCTTCCTGGCCATTCTCTGCATGTGA
- the LOC108476812 gene encoding magnesium transporter MRS2-2-like isoform X1, whose amino-acid sequence MVHVVPADPQAVVAVKKKAQSSRSWVLLDSTGETTVLDVDKYAIMHRVNIHARDLRILDPLLSYPSTILGRDGAIVLNLEHIKAIITSEEVLLRDPSDENVVPVVEELKRRLPPVNAIQQGQDYTGGQHDVEGDEDESPFEFRALEVALESICSFLAARTLELETAAYPALDELTSQISSRNLDRVRKLKSAMTRLTARVQKVRDELEQLLDDDDDMADLYLSRKLAGTSPVSGSGAANWYLASPTIGSKISRASRASIATARGDENDVEELEMLLEAYFMQIDGTLNKLTTLREYIDDTEDYINIQLDNHRNQLIQLELFLSSGTVCLSIYSLVAAIFGMNIPYTWDTNHGYMFKWVVIVSGIFCATLFILIMSYARLKGLVGS is encoded by the exons ATGGTGCACGTGGTGCCGGCGGACCCTCAGGCGGTAGTAGCGGTGAAGAAGAAGGCGCAGTCTTCTCGAAGTTGGGTCCTTCTTGATAGCACGGGGGAGACTACCGTGCTTGACGTCGACAAATATGCTATCATGCATCGAGTAAACATTCATGCCCGAGATTTACGCATACTCGACCCTCTCTTGTCTTATCCTTCCACCATTCTCGGTCGTGATGGAGCTATTGTCTTAAATTTAGAG CATATCAAGGCAATTATTACTTCTGAGGAG GTTTTGCTTCGAGATCCATCTGATGAAAATGTTGTCCCTGTTGTTGAAGAACTTAAGAGACGTTTGCCTCCAGTGAATGCCATTCAGCAAGGTCAGGACTACACTGGTGGACAACATGATGTTGAGGGTGACGAAGATG AGTCTCCGTTTGAATTCCGAGCACTGGAGGTTGCTTTGGAATCTATTTGTAGTTTTCTAGCAGCACGTACACTAGAACTAGAGACTGCAGCTTATCCTGCTTTAGACGAGCTTACCTCCCAG ATTAGTAGTCGTAATTTGGATAGAGTTCGTAAATTGAAGAGTGCAATGACCAGATTGACTGCTCGGGTACAAAAG GTGAGGGATGAACTTGAACAACTactggatgatgatgatgatatggCTGACCTTTATTTGTCGAGAAAGTTGGCTGGAACTTCACCTGTTAGTGGGTCAGGTGCTGCAAATTGGTATCTTGCCTCTCCTACCATAGGATCAAAGATTTCTAGAGCAAGTAGAGCAAGTATAGCAACAGCTCGTGGAGATGAGAATGATGTCGAGGAGCTTGAAATGTTGTTGGAG GCCTACTTTATGCAAATTGATGGAACATTGAACAAATTAACAACG CTGCGTGAATATATTGATGATACAGAGGATTACATCAATATTCAG CTTGACAACCACCGAAACCAGCTAATCCAG TTAGAGCTCTTTCTAAGTTCAGGAACTGTGTGTTTATCCATCTATTCTTTAGTGGCTGCAATATTTGGGATGAACATTCCATATACGTGGGATACTAACCATGGATACATGTTTAAATGG GTGGTCATTGTCTCTGGGATATTTTGTGCAACTCTGTTCATACTCATCATGTCCTATGCTCGGCTGAAGGGTTTGGTTGGATCTTGA